The Carassius carassius chromosome 37, fCarCar2.1, whole genome shotgun sequence genomic sequence attctacaaaATCTTATGTAGGCCAGAGATTACTTGACGTAGCTGGGAATCGCTGTCCACCAATACCACATGTCTGACTCGGCACACAACAGGTGCAATGCAAAACTATTTCACCTAATGCTTCGAGAGTTAAGACTTTGGCTGGTGCCCTAGTGGGTAAGTCACATCCCTCTTAAATATAGATCAAGGAAAAGGCaggcacagtctcactgcatCAGATGAGCTTTTGTGTATGAAGAGAGATGAGCTAAAATGTATGAAGTCTAAAGTAATACAACCAGAAAATGACATTTTGgcttaactatttttttttaacttattttactATCCATTGCATTAACACTGATACATGTACAACTGTGCATAAATGCCATGCTTACTTAAAATTGTTTCCCCGGTTTCCGTTTTGAGGCGAGTTTCCTCTTTCTTTTGCGCGCTTGGGTCGTCGGCGCTGTTTTCCGCCAGTCTCATGATGTCTTTTATCCGTCTGAACGTTTTCTCGACTTTGTTCACGCTGGCGTCGCTTTGTGCAGCAGTGCAGATTAACATAACGAGCCCCATTACTAGAACCGGAGCCCGCAGCGCGCGCATCGCTCCCGCAACCAGAGTGCGCGCAAGTCCCGCACTGCCCAAGTCCTGGATCACGCAGTCTGAGGAAGAAGTGACAGGGTTTATAAAATGCAAAAGTCCACTTTATGTTAAAACTAAACTTTGAAAGCTTTTACGatttcttaaaaaagaaagaaaaaagaaattaacgCTTTCCCTACCAGTCAGCATGGACACACGTACTCTAGGCTAGGTCTTCAAAACTATTCAAACTATCTCTTCACATATTTTCTTCATTAAGAGATGTGGTGCTTTAAACACCACTGAATGATTTCACATGAATGGGGGCACTTGTTTGCTGATTCCTTCACTAactcattcatttaaaaataaatcaaacgtTAGCTTTATTGATATGTAGACACTTTTTACATTAGTCCACCAGTCTATTTCTCCTCGACAGCAATAACACTACATGAAGAGCacattaaaaagtgaaaaaggGGAAAGAAACCCCAAGCTCAAACTTTTCTCTACAGATTTCAACACAAACTGTGCTCACATTTGCAGCATTAAAGTCTCAATATGAACTCAATAATTTCTTAAATTCTTTTGAGGCCAAATAACCGGAGATGCACATGGATTTTACAGTCCACGTTTTATGTTAATGTCTTTTTATTGAGAAATCAACAAAACATGCGATAGCCTATAAATTACCACACCTTTAAACTATGTAAGAGACACATATGTACTGGATGGGAAATACAAATTCAGTTGTGTATGTCCAAACTTTGACTCGTAGCGTGTGGTTAGACTACAAAACTAAACTACCAAGCGGTGTCCCATAGTCGCGCATTGATTAGGCTGCTAATTTACAATCCACTTTGTGTAtgaggaaaataaaaaagcttaGCAATTTAAGAGTGGTgtgataaaaatgttaaaaaaaaaatcaccataagTCATAAATGCCTCTAGTAAACCTACCTGAGGACCCTGGTGTTGCTGCGTTTCTTTCCCTCAATCGACACAGCCTGAGGCGATTGAGCGCGCGTTGTGTTTTATTGAGTCTCGAGCGTCCGGTGTCTATAAAACCCCACGCGAGGCTCGCGAGAGAGAGCGCTATCCTTTAAAGTGAATCGTCCTTTAAAACGCTCAAGCGTGGGAAGTTTGAGAGGTCAGAGTCCCTTTTGATGTCTCCGTGACTTGAGAAAATTCCAGTGAAAGCTCCTCGAGGACACGCGTCGCTCGTTTTGAACGTCTCCAGACATTCGCCGTCGATTCTCGCCAATTTATTGAGGTTCTCAGACGGAAGGAGTCGTCCCTCGAGGGCTTACATCGCCGTGTCTTTAATTAGA encodes the following:
- the LOC132118424 gene encoding ALK and LTK ligand 2a-like, which produces MRALRAPVLVMGLVMLICTAAQSDASVNKVEKTFRRIKDIMRLAENSADDPSAQKKEETRLKTETGETILKIFPRDVEKRKKVIRILTGPLYFSPKCRKHVYRLYNHTRDCTSPAYYKRCARLLTRLAGSPRCQEG